A region from the Streptomyces sp. 3214.6 genome encodes:
- a CDS encoding acetolactate synthase large subunit, translated as MTEQATGAHPQPRPRSGGQHSASVEHVTGAQSLIRSLEEVGADTVFGIPGGTILPAYDPMMDSERVRHVLVRHEQGAGHAATGYAQATGKVGVCMATSGPGATNLVTPIADAHMDSVPLVAITGQVVSKAIGTDAFQEADIVGITMPITKHSFLVTKAEDIPRVVAQAFHIASTGRPGPVLVDIPKDILQAKTTFSWPPTMDLPGYRPVTKPHAKQIREAAKLITAAKRPILYVGGGVLKASATAELKVLAELTGAPVTTTLMALGAFPDSHPQHLGMPGMHGSVAAVTGLQKADLIVALGARFDDRVTGKLDSFAPYAKIVHADIDPAEIGKNRAADVPIVGDAREVIADLVQAVQKEHSEGQQGDYTAWWKDLSRWRETYPLGYDQPSDGSLSPQQVIERIGQLAPENTIFAAGVGQHQMWSAHFVQFEKPATWLNSGGAGTMGYAVPAAMGAKAGAPDRTVWAIDGDGCFQMTNQELTTCALNNIPIKVAIINNGALGMVRQWQTLFYNQRYSNTVLHSGPNDVNPEARGTRVPDFVKLSEAMGCYAIRCESPDDLDKVIEEANSINDRPVVVDFIVHEDAMVWPMVAAGTSNDEILAARDVRPDFGDNEDD; from the coding sequence ATGACCGAGCAGGCCACCGGGGCCCATCCGCAGCCGCGGCCCCGATCCGGAGGACAGCACTCCGCGTCCGTCGAGCACGTGACGGGTGCGCAGTCCCTCATCCGTTCTCTCGAGGAGGTCGGCGCCGACACGGTATTCGGCATTCCCGGAGGCACCATCCTGCCGGCGTACGACCCGATGATGGACTCCGAGCGGGTGCGTCACGTGCTGGTCCGTCACGAGCAGGGCGCCGGTCACGCGGCCACCGGCTATGCCCAGGCCACCGGCAAGGTCGGGGTGTGCATGGCGACGTCCGGGCCGGGCGCCACCAACCTGGTCACTCCGATCGCGGACGCGCACATGGACTCGGTGCCGCTGGTCGCGATCACCGGGCAGGTCGTGTCCAAGGCGATCGGTACGGACGCCTTCCAAGAGGCGGACATCGTCGGCATCACCATGCCGATCACCAAGCACAGTTTCCTGGTCACCAAGGCGGAGGACATCCCGCGGGTCGTCGCGCAGGCCTTCCACATCGCCTCCACCGGCCGCCCCGGGCCGGTCCTGGTCGACATCCCCAAGGACATCCTCCAGGCGAAGACCACGTTCTCCTGGCCGCCCACCATGGACCTGCCCGGCTACCGCCCGGTGACCAAGCCGCACGCCAAGCAGATCCGCGAGGCCGCCAAGCTGATCACCGCCGCCAAGCGCCCGATCCTCTACGTCGGCGGTGGCGTCCTCAAGGCCAGCGCGACCGCCGAGCTGAAGGTCCTCGCCGAGCTGACCGGCGCGCCCGTCACCACCACTCTGATGGCGCTGGGCGCGTTCCCCGACAGCCACCCGCAGCACCTGGGCATGCCCGGCATGCACGGCTCCGTCGCCGCCGTCACCGGTCTGCAGAAGGCCGACCTGATCGTCGCCCTCGGCGCCCGCTTCGACGACCGCGTCACCGGCAAGCTCGACAGCTTCGCGCCGTACGCCAAGATCGTCCACGCGGACATCGACCCGGCGGAGATCGGCAAGAACCGCGCCGCCGACGTCCCGATCGTCGGGGACGCGCGCGAGGTCATCGCCGACCTGGTCCAGGCCGTCCAGAAGGAGCACAGCGAGGGCCAGCAGGGCGACTACACCGCCTGGTGGAAGGACCTCAGCCGCTGGCGCGAGACCTACCCGCTCGGCTACGACCAGCCGTCCGACGGCTCGCTCTCCCCGCAGCAGGTCATCGAGCGCATCGGGCAGCTCGCGCCCGAGAACACGATCTTCGCCGCGGGCGTCGGCCAGCACCAGATGTGGTCCGCGCACTTCGTCCAGTTCGAGAAGCCCGCAACCTGGCTGAACTCCGGCGGCGCGGGCACCATGGGCTACGCGGTCCCGGCCGCGATGGGCGCCAAGGCCGGCGCCCCGGACCGGACGGTCTGGGCGATCGACGGCGACGGCTGCTTCCAGATGACCAACCAGGAACTCACCACCTGCGCCCTGAACAACATCCCGATCAAGGTCGCCATCATCAACAACGGCGCTCTCGGGATGGTCCGCCAGTGGCAGACCCTGTTCTACAACCAGCGCTACTCCAACACCGTGCTGCACTCCGGCCCGAACGACGTCAACCCGGAGGCCCGGGGCACCCGTGTCCCCGACTTCGTGAAGCTGTCGGAGGCCATGGGCTGCTACGCCATCCGCTGTGAGTCGCCGGACGACCTCGACAAGGTCATCGAGGAGGCGAACTCGATCAACGACCGCCCCGTCGTCGTCGACTTCATCGTCCACGAGGACGCGATGGTGTGGCCGATGGTCGCCGCCGGCACCTCCAACGACGAGATCCTGGCCGCCCGGGACGTCCGCCCCGACTTCGGCGACAACGAAGACGACTGA
- a CDS encoding 2-hydroxyacid dehydrogenase: MSTDVWLPIPPEEIEGLPDGPNYHFWNGEEDFPADPADCAFYVVPYMKPPAVGQRPLPAMSALEVLQTLSAGIDHVEPALPSLRPGVRLCNARGVHEASTAELTLTLVLASLRGVPDFVRAQDRGEWLGGFRPALADKNVLIVGYGSIGSAIEDRLAPFEVARVARVARSWRTTARGPVHPIAELPALLPDADVVIVSTPLNEATLGLVDAEFLAHMKDGALLVNVARGPVVDTKALLAELESGRLMAALDVTDPEPLPPGHPLWSAPGVLVSPHVGGPTSAFRPRAERLLVDQLGRFMNRRPLRNVILTTGTANGS, translated from the coding sequence ATGAGCACTGACGTATGGCTTCCCATCCCTCCGGAGGAGATCGAGGGTCTCCCTGACGGGCCGAACTACCACTTCTGGAACGGGGAGGAGGACTTTCCGGCGGACCCGGCCGACTGCGCCTTCTACGTCGTTCCCTACATGAAGCCCCCCGCCGTCGGGCAGCGGCCCCTGCCCGCGATGAGCGCCCTGGAAGTCCTCCAGACGCTGTCCGCCGGCATCGACCACGTCGAACCGGCCCTCCCGTCCCTGCGCCCCGGGGTACGGCTGTGCAACGCGCGCGGGGTGCACGAGGCGAGCACCGCCGAGCTCACGCTCACCCTGGTCCTCGCGTCGCTGCGCGGGGTGCCCGACTTCGTGCGGGCCCAGGACCGGGGCGAATGGCTCGGCGGGTTCCGGCCCGCGCTCGCCGACAAGAACGTGCTCATCGTCGGGTACGGCTCCATCGGCTCCGCCATCGAGGACCGGCTCGCGCCATTCGAGGTGGCGCGGGTGGCGCGCGTCGCGCGCTCCTGGCGCACGACGGCGCGCGGCCCTGTGCATCCGATCGCCGAACTGCCCGCCCTGCTGCCCGACGCGGACGTCGTGATCGTGTCCACGCCGCTGAACGAGGCCACGCTCGGCCTGGTGGACGCCGAGTTCCTGGCCCATATGAAGGACGGCGCCCTGCTGGTCAACGTGGCCCGCGGACCGGTCGTCGACACCAAGGCGCTGCTCGCCGAACTGGAGAGCGGTCGCCTCATGGCCGCCCTGGACGTCACCGACCCCGAACCCCTGCCCCCGGGGCATCCGTTGTGGAGTGCGCCGGGTGTCCTCGTCAGTCCGCATGTCGGCGGCCCCACCTCCGCCTTCCGGCCCCGCGCCGAGCGACTCCTGGTGGACCAGCTGGGCCGCTTCATGAACCGGCGGCCGCTGCGCAACGTGATCCTTACGACGGGCACGGCGAACGGATCATGA
- the ilvC gene encoding ketol-acid reductoisomerase, whose product MAELFYDADADLSIIQGRKVAVIGYGSQGHAHALSLRDSGVDVRVGLHEGSKSKAKAEEQGLRVVTPAEAAAEADVIMILIPDPIQAQVYEESIKDNLKDGDALFFAHGFNVRFGFIKAPAGVDVALVAPKGPGHLVRRQYEEGRGVPAIAAVEQDATGNAFALALSYAKGIGGTRAGVIKTTFTEETETDLFGEQAVLCGGTSALVKAGFETLVEAGYQPEIAYFECLHELKLIVDLMYEGGLEKMRWSVSETAEWGDYITGPRIITDATKAEMKRVLAEIQDGTFAQNWMDEYHGGLKKYNEYKTADSEHLLETTGKQLRKLMSWVNDEA is encoded by the coding sequence GTGGCCGAGCTGTTCTACGACGCCGACGCCGACCTGTCCATCATCCAGGGCCGCAAGGTCGCGGTCATCGGATACGGCAGCCAGGGCCACGCCCACGCGCTGTCGCTCCGCGACTCGGGTGTCGACGTCCGGGTCGGTCTGCACGAGGGCTCCAAGTCCAAGGCCAAGGCCGAGGAGCAGGGCCTGCGCGTGGTGACCCCGGCCGAGGCCGCCGCCGAGGCCGACGTCATCATGATCCTCATCCCGGACCCGATCCAGGCCCAGGTCTACGAGGAGTCCATCAAGGACAACCTGAAGGACGGCGACGCGCTGTTCTTCGCGCACGGCTTCAACGTCCGCTTCGGCTTCATCAAGGCCCCGGCGGGCGTCGACGTCGCGCTCGTCGCCCCGAAGGGCCCGGGCCACCTGGTCCGCCGCCAGTACGAGGAGGGCCGCGGCGTCCCCGCGATCGCCGCCGTCGAGCAGGACGCCACCGGCAACGCCTTCGCGCTCGCCCTGTCGTACGCCAAGGGCATCGGCGGCACCCGCGCCGGCGTCATCAAGACGACCTTCACCGAGGAGACCGAGACCGACCTGTTCGGTGAGCAGGCCGTGCTGTGCGGTGGCACCTCGGCGCTGGTCAAGGCGGGCTTCGAGACCCTGGTCGAGGCCGGCTACCAGCCGGAGATCGCCTACTTCGAGTGCCTGCACGAGCTGAAGCTGATCGTGGACCTCATGTACGAGGGCGGCCTGGAGAAGATGCGCTGGAGCGTCTCCGAGACCGCCGAGTGGGGCGACTACATCACCGGCCCGCGCATCATCACCGACGCCACCAAGGCCGAGATGAAGCGGGTCCTCGCCGAGATCCAGGACGGCACCTTCGCCCAGAACTGGATGGACGAGTACCACGGCGGCCTGAAGAAGTACAACGAGTACAAGACCGCGGACTCCGAGCACCTGCTGGAGACCACGGGCAAGCAGCTCCGCAAGCTGATGAGCTGGGTGAACGACGAGGCGTGA
- a CDS encoding MFS transporter encodes MTNSTSTTTPPAARAGRREWTALGVLMLPLLLVSMDVSVLYFAIPAISADLEPSGTQQLWIFDIYAFVLAGLLMTMGSLGDRIGRRKLLLIGAAAFGTASLMAAYANSAETLIAARALLGIGGATLMPSTMSLIRTMFTDPGQRAKAIGLWSGVMTAGVALGSVMSGVLVEYFWWGSVFLVNLPAMALLLVLGPILLPESRDPAPGRFDWPSVPLSMAALLPVIYGLKEIAAEGWHTEYIVSITFGLLFAALFVHRQRTADSPMISPLLFRGHGFAPAVVLNLVASFGMMGSAYFTTQYLQSVLDKSALEAALWALLPSVPIGMTAPLATSLVQKGVNRAYVVTAGFVIAAAGYTLLLFAGTDSLWLVLVACGVLASGMVVVVSQMTDLAIGAAPVERAGSASSLLETGGEFGGALGMAVLGSIGTAIYRHDIPASAPAPARETLGGALAVADHLPGRTGDALATAAREAFTHGMQGAAIAAAVLLTGAAVAASATLRRIRVK; translated from the coding sequence ATGACGAACTCGACGAGCACCACCACACCCCCGGCGGCCCGCGCCGGCCGCCGCGAATGGACCGCCCTCGGCGTGCTGATGCTCCCGCTGCTGCTGGTCTCGATGGACGTCTCCGTCCTCTACTTCGCGATCCCGGCGATCAGCGCCGACCTGGAGCCGAGCGGCACACAGCAGCTGTGGATCTTCGACATCTACGCCTTCGTCCTGGCCGGCCTGCTGATGACGATGGGCTCGCTGGGCGACCGGATAGGCCGCCGCAAGCTCCTCCTGATCGGCGCGGCCGCCTTCGGCACCGCCTCCCTCATGGCGGCCTACGCGAACAGCGCCGAGACCCTGATCGCGGCCCGCGCGCTCCTCGGCATCGGCGGCGCGACCCTGATGCCCTCGACGATGTCGCTGATCCGCACGATGTTCACCGACCCCGGCCAGCGCGCGAAGGCGATCGGTCTGTGGTCCGGCGTGATGACGGCAGGCGTCGCACTCGGCTCGGTGATGAGCGGGGTGCTCGTCGAGTACTTCTGGTGGGGCTCGGTGTTCCTGGTCAACCTGCCCGCGATGGCGCTGCTGCTGGTCCTCGGCCCTATCCTGCTGCCCGAGTCCCGCGACCCGGCCCCCGGCCGCTTCGACTGGCCGAGCGTCCCGCTGTCGATGGCCGCCCTGCTCCCCGTGATCTACGGCCTGAAGGAGATCGCCGCCGAGGGCTGGCACACCGAGTACATCGTCTCGATCACCTTCGGCCTGCTCTTCGCCGCCCTCTTCGTCCACCGCCAGCGCACGGCGGACTCACCGATGATCTCCCCGCTGCTGTTCCGCGGCCACGGTTTCGCGCCCGCCGTCGTCCTCAACCTCGTCGCCTCGTTCGGGATGATGGGCTCGGCGTACTTCACCACGCAGTACCTTCAGTCGGTCCTCGACAAGAGCGCGCTGGAGGCGGCCCTGTGGGCGCTGCTGCCCTCGGTGCCCATCGGCATGACCGCCCCGCTGGCCACCTCGCTGGTCCAGAAGGGCGTCAACCGGGCCTACGTCGTGACGGCGGGCTTCGTGATCGCCGCGGCCGGCTACACCCTGCTGCTCTTCGCCGGCACCGACTCCCTGTGGCTCGTGCTGGTCGCCTGCGGGGTCCTCGCCTCCGGGATGGTCGTGGTCGTCTCCCAGATGACGGACCTGGCGATAGGCGCGGCCCCGGTCGAGCGCGCCGGCTCGGCCTCCTCCCTGCTGGAGACCGGCGGCGAGTTCGGCGGCGCCCTGGGCATGGCGGTCCTCGGCTCCATCGGCACGGCGATCTACCGCCACGACATCCCGGCCTCCGCACCGGCCCCGGCCCGGGAGACCCTCGGCGGCGCACTCGCGGTCGCCGACCACCTCCCGGGGCGCACGGGAGACGCCCTGGCGACGGCGGCGCGGGAGGCCTTCACCCACGGCATGCAGGGCGCGGCGATCGCGGCAGCGGTGCTGCTGACGGGGGCGGCGGTGGCCGCGTCAGCGACCCTGCGGAGGATCCGGGTGAAGTAG
- a CDS encoding putative bifunctional diguanylate cyclase/phosphodiesterase, with amino-acid sequence MSSPPTSTPLLDGAPRTQAPTGTPRIAQPPTGGSRSNLVHQLLLAVMCAGYAVGSALGWGSDELALIMGDFGLTAAAGTAAVSCLLYTRTRRVRFRPAWLLFSLSSAMAALGNFVWGWYEVVLGQPVPSPSIADVFFLCFAPPAIVGLLVLAARPMTKAGWVCLALDAWLIAGSLLTLSWSLALAQAAKFDGPSVAHAALSLAYPLLDIALVSMVLVLHFRRSPVNRPAVNTAVGALALTVMCDALFTSPLLHNNYRSGQLLDAGWFAGSLLLAYAPWAASRQGAADEGHTRVVHEHVPGQQRAGGHPHGPSRTAQHPSAPAAVPQTPDRTPLPGGEAGRYPVTRPITGSLAALTPYLAAAVCTLGILYNVLNGHSVDRVVLLTGGAVVLALVVRQGIMLLDNVSLTQELAQQENHFRSLVQGSSDVIMIAAHSGILRYVSPAAAGVYGRPAEELVGTELAHLIHPEDLGCVVHEVRRFLAVSPQEEPTTRIECRFRSGDGGWLNVESTVNRHHGGLIFNSRDVTERVRLQAQLQHNAEHDPLTDLPNRALFTRRVQQALSGRRSSDRGPALRNTAVLFIDLDGFKAVNDTIGHAAGDELLVQAARRLQDAVRHGDTASRLGGDEFAALIVGDGTRDRAARERHIMELADRLRLTLSQPYLIDGNEVRVAASIGVAFAEPGLGAGELLRNADLAMYRAKAAGKGRVELYMPQMQQDVVRKAELATRLRAALHDGEFALLHQPLVRLEDGRISSVAAQARWRSSQGVLFTPAEFLRVAEDSDKTAELGRWMLEEAVEQAADRAASGLNVPVVVRVSARRLLDRSMPLGSVEALLTRHGLPSGALVVELSDTDPRVPLDELERRLGALRRLGVRIALDGFGSGYATLTALRRLPVDVLKLDRTLVEGVVESARLHKITSGLLRIAGDLGLQSVAEGVDLPEQVVALRAMGCTHGQGMAFSGPLDEYRLRRALATGRYPLPHGPAEPAFAGGGAGVYTSGVAAVLGSGSALRSHNETPVPPT; translated from the coding sequence GTGAGCTCGCCGCCGACCTCCACGCCCCTCCTCGACGGAGCCCCGCGGACGCAGGCTCCCACGGGGACGCCGCGCATCGCGCAGCCGCCCACCGGCGGCTCCCGTTCGAACCTGGTCCACCAACTCCTGCTGGCCGTCATGTGCGCGGGATACGCCGTCGGTTCCGCGCTCGGCTGGGGCTCCGACGAACTCGCGCTGATCATGGGCGACTTCGGACTGACGGCCGCGGCGGGCACCGCCGCCGTGTCGTGCCTGCTCTACACGCGCACCCGGCGTGTCCGCTTTCGACCCGCCTGGCTGCTGTTCTCGCTCTCCTCGGCGATGGCGGCCCTCGGCAATTTCGTCTGGGGGTGGTACGAGGTGGTCCTGGGGCAGCCCGTGCCCAGCCCCAGCATCGCCGATGTGTTCTTCCTGTGCTTCGCGCCCCCGGCCATCGTGGGGCTGCTGGTGCTCGCCGCCCGCCCCATGACGAAGGCGGGCTGGGTCTGCCTGGCGCTGGACGCCTGGCTGATCGCCGGCTCGCTGCTCACCCTCTCCTGGAGCCTCGCGCTCGCCCAGGCGGCGAAGTTCGACGGACCGAGCGTGGCCCACGCGGCGCTGTCGCTGGCGTACCCGCTGCTCGACATCGCCCTGGTGAGCATGGTGCTCGTCCTCCACTTCAGGCGGTCACCCGTGAATCGTCCGGCGGTGAACACGGCCGTCGGCGCGCTCGCGCTGACCGTCATGTGTGACGCCCTGTTCACCTCGCCGCTGCTGCACAACAACTACCGCTCGGGCCAGCTCCTCGACGCGGGCTGGTTCGCGGGCTCGCTGCTCCTGGCGTACGCGCCCTGGGCCGCCTCCCGCCAGGGAGCGGCGGACGAGGGGCACACGCGTGTGGTGCACGAGCACGTACCCGGCCAGCAGCGCGCCGGAGGCCACCCGCACGGGCCGTCGCGCACGGCCCAGCACCCGTCCGCACCGGCGGCCGTCCCGCAGACACCGGACCGGACGCCTCTCCCGGGAGGCGAGGCCGGCCGGTATCCGGTCACCCGGCCCATCACCGGCTCCCTGGCCGCCCTCACGCCGTATCTCGCGGCCGCCGTCTGCACCCTGGGGATCCTCTACAACGTTCTCAACGGCCACAGCGTCGACCGCGTGGTGCTGCTCACCGGCGGCGCGGTCGTGCTCGCCCTCGTCGTGCGGCAGGGGATCATGCTGCTCGACAACGTCTCCCTCACCCAGGAACTGGCGCAACAGGAGAACCACTTCCGCTCCCTGGTGCAGGGCTCCAGCGACGTCATCATGATCGCCGCCCACAGCGGCATCCTGCGGTACGTCTCCCCGGCCGCCGCAGGCGTCTACGGGCGGCCCGCCGAGGAACTGGTGGGCACCGAGCTGGCCCATCTCATCCACCCGGAGGACCTGGGCTGCGTGGTGCACGAGGTGCGCCGCTTCCTCGCCGTCAGCCCCCAGGAGGAACCCACCACGCGCATCGAGTGCCGGTTCCGCTCCGGCGACGGAGGCTGGCTCAACGTCGAGTCGACCGTCAACCGCCACCACGGCGGCCTGATCTTCAACAGCCGGGACGTCACCGAGCGCGTACGTCTGCAGGCGCAGCTCCAGCACAACGCCGAGCACGACCCGCTCACCGACCTGCCCAACCGCGCGCTGTTCACCCGGCGTGTCCAGCAGGCCCTGTCAGGCCGCCGCAGCTCCGACCGGGGCCCCGCCCTGCGCAACACAGCGGTCCTCTTCATCGACCTGGACGGCTTCAAGGCCGTCAACGACACGATCGGCCACGCCGCCGGCGACGAACTGCTGGTCCAGGCCGCCCGCCGGCTCCAGGACGCGGTCCGGCACGGCGACACCGCCTCCCGGCTGGGCGGCGACGAGTTCGCGGCCCTGATCGTCGGCGACGGCACCCGCGACCGTGCCGCCCGGGAACGCCACATAATGGAACTCGCCGACCGTCTCCGGCTCACGCTCTCCCAGCCGTACCTCATCGACGGCAACGAAGTGCGCGTCGCCGCCTCCATCGGCGTCGCCTTCGCCGAGCCCGGTCTCGGCGCCGGTGAGCTGCTGCGCAACGCCGACCTCGCCATGTACCGCGCCAAGGCGGCCGGCAAGGGCCGGGTCGAGCTGTACATGCCACAGATGCAGCAGGACGTCGTACGCAAGGCGGAGCTGGCCACGCGGCTGCGTGCCGCGCTGCACGACGGCGAGTTCGCGCTGCTGCACCAGCCGCTGGTGCGCCTGGAGGACGGCCGGATCTCGTCGGTCGCCGCGCAGGCCCGTTGGCGCTCCTCCCAAGGGGTGCTCTTCACCCCCGCCGAGTTCCTGCGGGTCGCGGAGGACAGCGACAAGACCGCCGAGCTGGGCCGCTGGATGCTGGAAGAGGCCGTCGAGCAGGCGGCCGACCGCGCCGCGAGCGGGCTGAACGTGCCGGTCGTCGTCCGGGTCAGCGCCCGCCGGCTGCTGGACCGGTCGATGCCGCTGGGCTCCGTCGAGGCGCTGCTGACCCGGCACGGGCTGCCGTCCGGGGCGCTGGTGGTCGAACTGTCGGACACCGACCCCAGGGTGCCGCTGGACGAGCTGGAGCGCCGCCTCGGGGCCCTGAGGCGCCTCGGCGTCCGGATCGCCCTCGACGGCTTCGGCAGCGGCTACGCGACGCTCACGGCACTGCGCCGGCTCCCCGTCGACGTACTCAAACTCGACCGTACGCTGGTCGAGGGGGTCGTCGAGTCCGCGCGGCTGCACAAGATCACCAGCGGGCTGCTGCGGATCGCCGGTGACCTCGGGCTGCAGTCCGTCGCGGAGGGCGTGGATCTGCCCGAGCAGGTCGTGGCGCTGCGCGCGATGGGCTGCACGCACGGACAGGGCATGGCGTTCTCCGGTCCGCTCGACGAGTACCGGCTGCGCCGGGCCCTGGCGACCGGCCGCTACCCCCTGCCGCACGGCCCGGCCGAGCCCGCGTTCGCGGGCGGCGGCGCGGGGGTGTACACCAGTGGTGTCGCCGCCGTCCTGGGGAGCGGAAGTGCCCTTCGCTCACATAATGAGACTCCCGTCCCACCCACTTGA
- the ilvN gene encoding acetolactate synthase small subunit: MSKHTLSVLVENKPGILARIAALFSRRGFNIDSLAVGVTEHADISRITIVVSVDALPLEQVTKQLNKLVEVLKIVELEPGQAVHRELVLVKVRADNETRSQIVEIVQLFRAKTVDVSPEAVTIEATGGSDKLTAMLKMLEPYGIKELVQSGSIAIGRGARSITDRSLRALDRSA, encoded by the coding sequence ATGTCCAAGCACACGCTCTCCGTCCTGGTGGAGAACAAGCCGGGCATCCTGGCCCGGATCGCCGCCCTGTTCTCCCGCCGAGGCTTCAACATCGACTCGCTCGCCGTCGGCGTCACCGAGCACGCCGACATCTCCCGCATCACGATCGTGGTGAGCGTCGACGCCCTGCCGCTGGAGCAGGTCACCAAGCAGCTCAACAAGCTCGTCGAGGTGCTGAAGATCGTCGAACTGGAGCCGGGACAGGCCGTTCACCGCGAACTCGTTCTGGTGAAGGTGCGCGCCGACAACGAGACGCGCTCGCAGATCGTCGAGATCGTCCAGCTGTTCCGCGCCAAGACCGTCGACGTCTCCCCGGAGGCCGTCACCATCGAGGCCACCGGCGGCAGCGACAAGCTCACCGCCATGCTCAAGATGCTGGAACCGTACGGCATCAAGGAGCTGGTCCAGTCCGGCTCGATCGCGATCGGCCGCGGTGCCCGTTCGATCACGGACCGCTCGCTGCGCGCTCTCGACCGGTCGGCGTAA
- the serA gene encoding phosphoglycerate dehydrogenase: protein MSSKPVVLIAEELSPATVDALGPDFEIRHCNGADRAELLPAIADVDAILIRSATKVDAEAIAAANKLKVVARAGVGLDNVDVSAATKAGVMVVNAPTSNIVTAAELACGLLLATARHIPQANAALKNGEWKRSKYTGVELAEKTLGVVGLGRIGALVAQRMSAFGMKVVAYDPYIQPARAAQMGVKVLSLDELLEVSDFITVHLPKTPETVGLIGDEALRKVKPSVRIVNAARGGIVDEEALYSALKEGRVAGAGLDVYAKEPCTDSPLFEFDQVVSTPHLGASTDEAQEKAGIAVARSVRLALAGELVPDAVNVQGGVIAEDVKPGLPLAERLGRIFTALAGEVAVRLDVEVYGEITQHDVKVLELSALKGVFEDVVDETVSYVNAPLFAQERGVEVRLTTSSESADHRNVVTVRGTLSDGEEVSVSGTLAGPKHLQKIVAVGEYDVDLALADHMVVLKYEDRPGVVGTVGRIFGEAGINIAGMQVARAVAGGEALAVLTVDDTVPVAVLAEVAEEIGATSARAVNLV, encoded by the coding sequence GTGAGCTCGAAACCTGTCGTACTCATCGCTGAAGAGCTGTCGCCCGCGACCGTGGACGCGCTTGGCCCGGACTTCGAGATCCGGCACTGCAACGGAGCGGACCGAGCCGAACTGCTCCCGGCCATCGCCGACGTCGACGCGATCCTGATCCGCTCGGCCACCAAGGTCGACGCCGAGGCGATCGCCGCCGCGAACAAGCTGAAGGTCGTCGCACGAGCCGGCGTCGGCCTGGACAACGTCGACGTCTCCGCCGCCACCAAGGCCGGCGTGATGGTCGTCAACGCCCCCACCTCGAACATCGTGACGGCCGCCGAGCTGGCCTGCGGTCTGCTGCTCGCCACCGCCCGCCACATCCCGCAGGCCAACGCCGCGCTGAAGAACGGCGAGTGGAAGCGCAGCAAGTACACGGGCGTCGAGCTGGCCGAGAAGACCCTGGGCGTCGTGGGTCTGGGCCGGATCGGTGCGCTGGTCGCCCAGCGCATGTCCGCCTTCGGCATGAAGGTCGTGGCCTACGACCCCTACATCCAGCCCGCCCGGGCCGCCCAGATGGGCGTCAAGGTGCTCTCGCTGGACGAGCTGCTGGAGGTCTCCGACTTCATCACCGTGCACCTGCCGAAGACCCCCGAGACGGTTGGTCTGATCGGTGACGAGGCGCTGCGCAAGGTCAAGCCGAGCGTGCGGATCGTCAACGCGGCGCGCGGCGGGATCGTCGACGAGGAGGCGCTGTACTCGGCGCTGAAGGAGGGCCGGGTCGCCGGTGCCGGCCTCGACGTGTACGCGAAGGAGCCCTGCACGGACTCCCCGCTGTTCGAGTTCGACCAGGTCGTCTCCACCCCGCACCTCGGCGCCTCGACCGACGAGGCGCAGGAGAAGGCCGGTATCGCGGTCGCGCGTTCCGTGCGGCTCGCCCTCGCCGGTGAGCTCGTGCCGGACGCGGTGAACGTCCAGGGCGGTGTCATCGCCGAGGACGTCAAGCCCGGTCTGCCCCTCGCGGAGCGCCTCGGCCGTATCTTCACCGCGCTCGCCGGCGAGGTCGCGGTCCGCCTCGACGTCGAGGTGTACGGCGAGATCACCCAGCACGATGTGAAGGTGCTGGAGCTGTCCGCTCTGAAGGGTGTGTTCGAGGACGTCGTCGACGAGACGGTGTCGTACGTCAATGCCCCGCTGTTCGCGCAGGAGCGCGGCGTCGAGGTGCGGCTGACGACCAGCTCCGAGTCGGCCGACCACCGTAACGTCGTGACCGTGCGCGGCACGCTCTCGGACGGCGAGGAGGTGTCGGTCTCCGGCACGCTGGCCGGTCCGAAGCACCTCCAGAAGATCGTCGCGGTCGGCGAGTACGACGTCGACCTCGCGCTCGCCGACCACATGGTCGTCCTGAAGTACGAGGACCGTCCGGGCGTCGTCGGCACCGTCGGCCGGATCTTCGGCGAGGCGGGGATCAACATCGCCGGGATGCAGGTCGCTCGCGCGGTCGCCGGCGGCGAGGCGCTGGCCGTGCTCACGGTTGACGACACGGTGCCTGTCGCGGTGCTGGCCGAGGTTGCCGAGGAGATCGGCGCGACGTCCGCTCGTGCGGTGAACCTCGTCTGA